From one Rhodamnia argentea isolate NSW1041297 chromosome 1, ASM2092103v1, whole genome shotgun sequence genomic stretch:
- the LOC115743262 gene encoding putative pre-16S rRNA nuclease isoform X4 yields the protein MAVPIAVTMPAPLARAILVKDLSSASSLQCPSVYLCHCNPERKELPFPPNALRRKIDPKWRGGFSLGIDLGLSRTGLALSKGFCFRPLTVLELRGQKLELQLLDIAEKEEADEFIIGLPLSSDGKETVQSNKVRSVAGRLAARAAERGWRVYLQDEHGTSAEATYRMINILQNERLLWAKGNVCRSICFLPEVSSSPLGKKKPMPMPR from the exons ATGGCTGTTCCAATTGCAGTTACAATGCCCGCTCCACTTGCACGTGCAATTCTTGTGAAAGACCTGAGTTCCGCGTCCTCTCTTCAATGCCCCTCGGTCTACTTGTGCCATTGCAATCCCGAAAGAAAGGAACTTCCATTCCCTCCGAATGCCCTTCGCCGTAAAATCGATCCGAAGTGGCGAGGAGGGTTCTCGCTCGGTATAGATTTGGGGTTGTCTCGCACTGGTCTTGCTCTTAGCAAAGGCTTTTGTTTTCGCCCTCTGACG GTTTTGGAGCTGCGAGGACAGAAGCTTGAGTTGCAGCTTCTGGACATTGCAGAAAAGGAG GAGGCAGATGAATTCATCATTGGGCTTCCTCTATCTTCTGATGGAAAAGAGACTGTTCAGTCCAATAAAGTTCGCAGCGTTGCTGGAAGACTCGCAGCTCGAGCTGCGGAGAG GGGTTGGAGAGTATATCTCCAGGATGAGCATGGCACATCAGCTGAAGCCACTTACCGTATGATCAACAT TCTGCAAAATGAAAGGCTTCTCTGGGCCAAAGGCAATGTGTGTCGCAGCATTTGTTTTTTGCCTG AGGTGTCCAGCAGTCCACTCGGCAAAAAAAAGCCGATGCCTATGCCGCGATG A
- the LOC115743259 gene encoding cryptochrome-1: MAGNKIIVWFRRDLRIEDNPALSAAARDGRVLPVFIWCPKEEGQFYPGRVSRWWLKHSLLHLSQSLKSLGSQLVLIKADSTLAALLACIESVGATRVVFNHLYDPVSLVRDHHIKEQLVEVGISVQSYNADLLYEPWEVYNEKGLAFTMFDAYWNKCMHMQMEPVSHAPVWRLEQLPTSGTVENCSIEDLGLEDETERSSNALLGRGWSPGWGHADKALTEFIEHHLVTYAENRLKVGGNSTSLLSPYLHFGEVSVRKVFQSTRLKQILWAKEGNSIGEESASLFLRAIGLREYSRYLCFNFPFTHEKSLLSNLKYFPWIPDQTSFKAWRQGRTGYPLVDAGMRELWATGWIHNRIRVIVSSFAVKFLLLPWKWGMKYFWDTLLDADLESDILGWQYISGSLPDGHELERMDYPEVQGYNFDPEGEYVRQWLPELTRMPTEWIHHPWDAPASVLKASGVELGLNYPKPIIDVDAARARLTEAIFKMWELEAAARAFNSNYTDEVVGDNSAGDENSNIPKVVLKDMAPSFTISSNDQRVPTSQNSKGGLVCKKRPKEIAVSESRPVHEKLQDKPGSSRRGEEVCSTAESSAAKRQTISRDSFSVPQSCSSSSSLTSKEQEIRHFNSKQKFQEEVDIKHGTREDGI, translated from the exons ATGGCTGGCAATAAGATCATTGTTTGGTTTAGGAGGGACCTCAGAATTGAGGATAATCCGGCATTATCTGCTGCTGCTAGAGATGGTCGTGTGCTTCCTGTGTTCATATGGTGTCCGAAAGAAGAAGGGCAGTTCTACCCGGGCCGGGTTTCGCGGTGGTGGCTGAAGCATTCTTTGTTGCATCTGTCTCAGTCCCTCAAATCTCTGGGATCTCAACTTGTGCTGATTAAAGCTGACAGCACACTTGCTGCGCTTTTGGCTTGCATCGAATCTGTTGGCGCCACAAGAGTGGTCTTTAATCATCTTTATG ACCCTGTTTCACTTGTTCGTGACCATCATATCAAGGAGCAATTAGTGGAAGTTGGTATTTCCGTGCAAAGCTACAATGCAGACTTGTTATATGAACCATGGGAAGTGTACAATGAGAAAGGGCTTGCTTTTACGATGTTTGACGCATACTGGAACAAGTGCATGCACATGCAAATGGAACCCGTCTCTCACGCTCCTGTCTGGCGCTTAGAGCAGTTGCCAACTTCAG GGACAGTTGAAAATTGTTCAATTGAAGACCTGGGTCTCGAAGACGAAACAGAAAGATCTAGCAACGCATTATTAGGAAGAGGATGGTCCCCGGGTTGGGGCCATGCCGATAAGGCTTTGACCGAGTTTATCGAACATCATCTGGTCACTTATGCTGAAAATAGGTTGAAGGTTGGGGGTAACTCGACATCGCTCTTGTCTCCGTATCTCCATTTCGGAGAAGTCAGTGTAAGGAAAGTCTTCCAATCCACCCGTCTGAAGCAAATTCTGTGGGCGAAAGAAGGTAATTCTATTGGGGAAGAAAGCGCGAGTCTTTTTCTTAGGGCCATTGGGCTTCGGGAGTATTCGCGCTACCTTTGTTTCAACTTTCCGTTTACTCACGAGAAGTCTCTGCTGAGCAATTTGAAATATTTCCCGTGGATTCCCGATCAGACGTCTTTTAAGGCTTGGAGACAGGGCCGCACCGGATATCCGCTAGTTGATGCTGGAATGAGAGAGCTCTGGGCTACCGGGTGGATCCATAACAGGATAAGAGTGATCGTCTCGAGCTTCGCTGTGAAGTTTCTGCTGCTTCCCTGGAAATGGGGCATGAAGTATTTCTGGGACACACTTTTGGATGCGGACTTGGAAAGTGATATCCTCGGTTGGCAGTATATTTCCGGGAGCTTACCAGATGGGCATGAGCTTGAACGTATGGATTATCCTGAG GTTCAAGGATACAATTTCGATCCAGAAGGAGAATATGTGAGACAGTGGCTGCCTGAGCTAACGAGAATGCCCACCGAGTGGATCCACCATCCGTGGGACGCGCCCGCCAGTGTGCTTAAAGCTTCCGGGGTCGAATTGGGACTCAACTACCCGAAACCCATAATTGACGTGGACGCTGCCCGAGCACGCTTAACAGAAGCCATTTTCAAAATGTGGGAACTAGAAGCAGCCGCCAGAGCGTTTAACTCAAACTACACCGATGAAGTAGTTGGAGACAATTCCGCTGGGGATGAGAACTCGAACATTCCGAAGGTTGTTTTAAAGGACATGGCTCCTTCTTTTACTATTTCTTCTAACGATCAGAGGGTCCCCACAAGTCAGAATTCAAAGGGCGGTCTTGTTTGCAAGAAGAGGCCAAAAGAGATCGCGGTCAGTGAAAGTCGGCCGGTCCATGAGAAATTGCAGGACAAACCGGGGAGCTCAAGAAGGGGTGAGGAAGTGTGCTCCACAGCAGAATCTTCGGCGGCTAAAAGACAGACAATTAGCAGAGATTCGTTCTCAGTACCCCAGTCTTGTTCCTCGTCGAGCAGCTTGACTTCGAAAGAGCAGGAGATTCGACATTTTAACTCGAAGCAGAAGTTCCAAGAAGAAGTAGACATCAAACATGGCACGCGAGAAGACGGGATCTAA
- the LOC115743262 gene encoding uncharacterized protein LOC115743262 isoform X3, producing MAVPIAVTMPAPLARAILVKDLSSASSLQCPSVYLCHCNPERKELPFPPNALRRKIDPKWRGGFSLGIDLGLSRTGLALSKGFCFRPLTVLELRGQKLELQLLDIAEKEEADEFIIGLPLSSDGKETVQSNKVRSVAGRLAARAAERGWRVYLQDEHGTSAEATYRMINMYLPFDQVIRILQNERLLWAKGNVCRSICFLPEVSSSPLGKKKPMPMPR from the exons ATGGCTGTTCCAATTGCAGTTACAATGCCCGCTCCACTTGCACGTGCAATTCTTGTGAAAGACCTGAGTTCCGCGTCCTCTCTTCAATGCCCCTCGGTCTACTTGTGCCATTGCAATCCCGAAAGAAAGGAACTTCCATTCCCTCCGAATGCCCTTCGCCGTAAAATCGATCCGAAGTGGCGAGGAGGGTTCTCGCTCGGTATAGATTTGGGGTTGTCTCGCACTGGTCTTGCTCTTAGCAAAGGCTTTTGTTTTCGCCCTCTGACG GTTTTGGAGCTGCGAGGACAGAAGCTTGAGTTGCAGCTTCTGGACATTGCAGAAAAGGAG GAGGCAGATGAATTCATCATTGGGCTTCCTCTATCTTCTGATGGAAAAGAGACTGTTCAGTCCAATAAAGTTCGCAGCGTTGCTGGAAGACTCGCAGCTCGAGCTGCGGAGAG GGGTTGGAGAGTATATCTCCAGGATGAGCATGGCACATCAGCTGAAGCCACTTACCGTATGATCAACATGTACCTCCCATTTGACCAAGTGATTCGCAT TCTGCAAAATGAAAGGCTTCTCTGGGCCAAAGGCAATGTGTGTCGCAGCATTTGTTTTTTGCCTG AGGTGTCCAGCAGTCCACTCGGCAAAAAAAAGCCGATGCCTATGCCGCGATG A
- the LOC115743262 gene encoding putative pre-16S rRNA nuclease isoform X2: MPAPLARAILVKDLSSASSLQCPSVYLCHCNPERKELPFPPNALRRKIDPKWRGGFSLGIDLGLSRTGLALSKGFCFRPLTVLELRGQKLELQLLDIAEKEEADEFIIGLPLSSDGKETVQSNKVRSVAGRLAARAAERGWRVYLQDEHGTSAEATYRMINIGVQQSTRQKKADAYAAMMVLERYFSLSGEEAELVFPKSLDLQEKLRRAPSGDRDLSE, encoded by the exons ATGCCCGCTCCACTTGCACGTGCAATTCTTGTGAAAGACCTGAGTTCCGCGTCCTCTCTTCAATGCCCCTCGGTCTACTTGTGCCATTGCAATCCCGAAAGAAAGGAACTTCCATTCCCTCCGAATGCCCTTCGCCGTAAAATCGATCCGAAGTGGCGAGGAGGGTTCTCGCTCGGTATAGATTTGGGGTTGTCTCGCACTGGTCTTGCTCTTAGCAAAGGCTTTTGTTTTCGCCCTCTGACG GTTTTGGAGCTGCGAGGACAGAAGCTTGAGTTGCAGCTTCTGGACATTGCAGAAAAGGAG GAGGCAGATGAATTCATCATTGGGCTTCCTCTATCTTCTGATGGAAAAGAGACTGTTCAGTCCAATAAAGTTCGCAGCGTTGCTGGAAGACTCGCAGCTCGAGCTGCGGAGAG GGGTTGGAGAGTATATCTCCAGGATGAGCATGGCACATCAGCTGAAGCCACTTACCGTATGATCAACAT AGGTGTCCAGCAGTCCACTCGGCAAAAAAAAGCCGATGCCTATGCCGCGATG ATGGTCCTGGAGAGATATTTCTCTTTGTCGGGAGAGGAAGCTGAATTAGTTTTTCCCAAGAGTTTAGATTTGCAAGAGAAATTACGGAGGGCTCCATCTGGGGACAGAGACTTGTCTGAATGA
- the LOC115743260 gene encoding low affinity inorganic phosphate transporter 1-like, with protein MAKGQLQVLSSLDAAKTQWYHFTAIVIAGMGFFTDAYDLFCISLVTSLLGRLYYTVPGSATPGTLPSNVSSAVNGVALSGTLAGQIFFGWLGDKMGRKRVYGVTLMLMVFSSIASGLSFGKEAKGVMATLCFFRFWLGFGIGGDYPLSATIMSEYANKRTRGAFIAAVFAMQGFGILAGGAVTIIVSSAFKAKYPAPAYEVNPGLSTVPAADHVWRIILMFGAVPAALTYYWRMKMPETARYTALVAKNSQQAAADMSKVLQVDLEADPEDAEPRVRGNDFDLFSKQFVRRHGLHLLGTTSTWFLLDLTFYSQNLFQKDIYTAIGWLPAAKTMNALEEVYRIGRAQTLIALCSTVPGYWFTVALIDKIGRFTIQLMGFFFMTVFMFALAIPYHHWTLHENRIGFVIMYSLTFFFANFGPNATTFVVPAEIFPARLRSTCHGISAAAGKAGSLVGTFGFVYAVDGIGVRKTLIILGVTNFFGIVFTFLVPEAKGLSLEEISGEQEEEEDAAELGTAPV; from the coding sequence ATGGCTAAGGGACAGCTTCAGGTGCTCAGTTCCCTTGATGCTGCCAAAACACAATGGTACCATTTCACGGCGATTGTCATCGCCGGCATGGGCTTCTTCACCGACGCGTACGACCTCTTCTGCATCTCGCTCGTGACGTCCCTCCTCGGCCGCCTGTACTACACCGTGCCTGGCTCGGCCACCCCGGGCACCCTGCCTTCCAACGTGTCGTCGGCGGTCAACGGGGTCGCCTTGAGCGGGACCCTTGCGGGCCAGATCTTCTTCGGGTGGTTGGGCGACAAGATGGGCCGGAAGAGGGTCTACGGCGTGACCCTTATGCTCATGGTCTTCAGTTCCATCGCCTCGGGGCTCTCCTTCGGTAAGGAAGCGAAAGGGGTGATGGCAACCCTTTGCTTCTTCAGGTTCTGGCTTGGATTCGGCATTGGTGGGGACTACCCGCTTTCCGCCACCATCATGTCGGAGTATGCGAACAAGAGGACTCGCGGTGCCTTCATCGCGGCTGTCTTCGCAATGCAGGGCTTCGGGATTTTGGCTGGCGGGGCGGTCACTATAATTGTCTCCTCGGCCTTCAAGGCTAAATATCCCGCTCCAGCCTATGAAGTCAATCCGGGCCTCTCCACCGTCCCTGCAGCTGACCATGTGTGGCGGATAATTTTGATGTTCGGCGCGGTTCCGGCAGCTCTCACATATTACTGGCGAATGAAAATGCCCGAAACAGCTCGTTACACCGCTCTAGTGGCCAAGAACTCCCAGCAAGCCGCGGCCGACATGTCGAAGGTTCTCCAAGTCGATTTGGAAGCAGACCCGGAGGACGCCGAGCCGAGGGTGCGAGGGAACGACTTTGACTTGTTCTCGAAGCAGTTCGTCCGACGCCACGGGCTCCACTTGCTCGGTACCACAAGTACCTGGTTCCTCTTGGACCTTACCTTCTATAGCCAGAACCTTTTCCAGAAAGACATCTACACGGCCATCGGTTGGCTTCCGGCGGCGAAAACCATGAATGCCCTAGAAGAGGTGTACCGGATTGGGCGTGCGCAGACCCTGATCGCTCTCTGCAGCACAGTCCCAGGTTATTGGTTCACGGTGGCGCTCATCGACAAGATCGGAAGGTTCACAATACAATTGATGGGCTTCTTCTTCATGACAGTGTTCATGTTCGCCTTGGCCATCCCTTACCACCACTGGACCTTGCATGAGAATCGAATCGGGTTCGTGATCATGTACTCACTCACGTTCTTCTTTGCAAACTTCGGCCCTAATGCCACCACATTCGTGGTCCCCGCCGAGATCTTCCCGGCACGGCTCAGGTCGACGTGTCATGGGATATCTGCCGCAGCTGGCAAGGCTGGGTCCTTGGTGGGTACATTTGGTTTTGTGTATGCAGTGGACGGGATCGGCGTTAGGAAGACCTTGATCATACTCGGCGTGACCAACTTCTTTGGGATTGTCTTCACCTTCTTGGTGCCGGAAGCGAAGGGCCTTTCGCTCGAGGAAATCTCTGGAgagcaggaagaagaagaagatgcagctGAGTTGGGTACTGCCCCTGTTTAA
- the LOC115743262 gene encoding putative pre-16S rRNA nuclease isoform X5, translated as MAVPIAVTMPAPLARAILVKDLSSASSLQCPSVYLCHCNPERKELPFPPNALRRKIDPKWRGGFSLGIDLGLSRTGLALSKGFCFRPLTVLELRGQKLELQLLDIAEKEEADEFIIGLPLSSDGKETVQSNKVRSVAGRLAARAAERGWRVYLQDEHGTSAEATYRMINIWSWRDISLCRERKLN; from the exons ATGGCTGTTCCAATTGCAGTTACAATGCCCGCTCCACTTGCACGTGCAATTCTTGTGAAAGACCTGAGTTCCGCGTCCTCTCTTCAATGCCCCTCGGTCTACTTGTGCCATTGCAATCCCGAAAGAAAGGAACTTCCATTCCCTCCGAATGCCCTTCGCCGTAAAATCGATCCGAAGTGGCGAGGAGGGTTCTCGCTCGGTATAGATTTGGGGTTGTCTCGCACTGGTCTTGCTCTTAGCAAAGGCTTTTGTTTTCGCCCTCTGACG GTTTTGGAGCTGCGAGGACAGAAGCTTGAGTTGCAGCTTCTGGACATTGCAGAAAAGGAG GAGGCAGATGAATTCATCATTGGGCTTCCTCTATCTTCTGATGGAAAAGAGACTGTTCAGTCCAATAAAGTTCGCAGCGTTGCTGGAAGACTCGCAGCTCGAGCTGCGGAGAG GGGTTGGAGAGTATATCTCCAGGATGAGCATGGCACATCAGCTGAAGCCACTTACCGTATGATCAACAT ATGGTCCTGGAGAGATATTTCTCTTTGTCGGGAGAGGAAGCTGAATTAG
- the LOC115743262 gene encoding putative pre-16S rRNA nuclease isoform X1 — protein sequence MAVPIAVTMPAPLARAILVKDLSSASSLQCPSVYLCHCNPERKELPFPPNALRRKIDPKWRGGFSLGIDLGLSRTGLALSKGFCFRPLTVLELRGQKLELQLLDIAEKEEADEFIIGLPLSSDGKETVQSNKVRSVAGRLAARAAERGWRVYLQDEHGTSAEATYRMINIGVQQSTRQKKADAYAAMMVLERYFSLSGEEAELVFPKSLDLQEKLRRAPSGDRDLSE from the exons ATGGCTGTTCCAATTGCAGTTACAATGCCCGCTCCACTTGCACGTGCAATTCTTGTGAAAGACCTGAGTTCCGCGTCCTCTCTTCAATGCCCCTCGGTCTACTTGTGCCATTGCAATCCCGAAAGAAAGGAACTTCCATTCCCTCCGAATGCCCTTCGCCGTAAAATCGATCCGAAGTGGCGAGGAGGGTTCTCGCTCGGTATAGATTTGGGGTTGTCTCGCACTGGTCTTGCTCTTAGCAAAGGCTTTTGTTTTCGCCCTCTGACG GTTTTGGAGCTGCGAGGACAGAAGCTTGAGTTGCAGCTTCTGGACATTGCAGAAAAGGAG GAGGCAGATGAATTCATCATTGGGCTTCCTCTATCTTCTGATGGAAAAGAGACTGTTCAGTCCAATAAAGTTCGCAGCGTTGCTGGAAGACTCGCAGCTCGAGCTGCGGAGAG GGGTTGGAGAGTATATCTCCAGGATGAGCATGGCACATCAGCTGAAGCCACTTACCGTATGATCAACAT AGGTGTCCAGCAGTCCACTCGGCAAAAAAAAGCCGATGCCTATGCCGCGATG ATGGTCCTGGAGAGATATTTCTCTTTGTCGGGAGAGGAAGCTGAATTAGTTTTTCCCAAGAGTTTAGATTTGCAAGAGAAATTACGGAGGGCTCCATCTGGGGACAGAGACTTGTCTGAATGA
- the LOC115743384 gene encoding transcription factor MYB4-like, whose product MGRAPCCEKMGLKKGPWTPEEDQVLISYIQRNGHGNWRALPKQAGLLRCGKSCRLRWINYLQPDIKRGNFSREEEETIIKLHEMLGNRWSAIAARLPGRTDNEIKNVWHTHLKKRLKQNQVTPAMTTTNGESYDFSSTIKTDPSHSSKPTIPGLLESPVRAPTSPQPSSSEISSVTSASTSTQIGGANDVKIKNEDTECSMESFPLIDESFWLDESGFLPDDYSSNLSELSGFNLDTQTQNTVAPMANNVQEWPSDHGLSHVDNGMDFWYDLFIRAGGAEELPDF is encoded by the exons ATGGGGAGAGCACCATGCTGTGAGAAGATGGGGTTAAAGAAGGGTCCATGGACGCCTGAAGAGGATCAAGTCTTGATCTCTTACATCCAGAGGAATGGCCATGGAAATTGGAGAGCTCTTCCCAAGCAAGCTG GACTCTTGAGATGCGGGAAGAGTTGCCGGCTTCGATGGATAAATTATCTGCAGCCTGatataaaaagaggaaatttcAGCAGGGAAGAGGAGGAAACGATCATCAAGTTGCACGAAATGCTCGGAAATAG GTGGTCAGCTATTGCAGCAAGATTACCGGGGCGCACGGACAACGAAATAAAGAATGTGTGGCACACACATTTGAAGAAGAGGCTCAAGCAAAATCAAGTCACGCCTGCGATGACAACGACTAACGGCGAATCATACGATTTTAGTTCCACGATAAAAACCGATCCATCGCATTCCTCTAAGCCGACGATACCTGGATTGTTGGAAAGTCCAGTCCGTGCCCCGACATCGCCTCAACCTTCTTCGAGCGAAATATCCTCGGTCACAAGTGCTTCGACATCCACACAGATTGGAGGGGCGAACGATGTCAAGATCAAGAACGAGGACACGGAATGTTCCATGGAGTCGTTCCCTTTAATAGATGAGAGTTTTTGGTTGGACGAATCAGGGTTTCTACCCGACGATTACTCGAGCAACTTGTCCGAACTTTCTGGCTTCAACTTAGATACGCAAACTCAAAATACGGTGGCTCCGATGGCTAATAATGTGCAAGAATGGCCTAGTGATCATGGTCTAAGCCATGTCGATAATGGAATGGACTTTTGGTACGATCTTTTCATAAGAGCCGGGGGTGCTGAAGAATTGCCAGACTTCTGA